A region of the Arthrobacter sp. FW306-07-I genome:
AAGGCCGCCACCAGCCTGGCCGGGCTTCGCCAGGAGCTGCGCACCGCGTTCAGCTCGGGCAACCCGGGCGCCGGGCTCCAGCAGGTGGCCAGCCAGCTCATCGGCCACCCGAAACTGTTCGCCAAGCTCCCCGCAAATCTCCAGACGGATCTGACGGCACTTAAGAACGCCGCCCCCGCTGATCTGGATGCGCAGGCGAACAAGATCAAGGACACCGCAGTCAACGGCGGCTACGGCACCAAGGTCCAGAAAATGGCGGAAGCGCTGGCCAAGAAGGCTGCGGCCCCCAACACCTAAGCACCGTCAGGTACTAACCGGCACCAGATTCCCCGGTCACAGGCAGGACAAAAGTACGACGGCGGCCCGCACCTGCGCTTTCGACGCGCCAATGCGATTCCGCTGCGCAGATTCCTTCTCGCAGCCCGCATTTGGGGTGCGCAAAGGAAGGTGCGCCGCGAAGATGGAGAAGCGAGTCGAGGAGAGCCCTGGTGCTGCCCGAACTTCCCGAGATCTTCCGGGCGCGAGGACCAAAATACTATCGTGGGGATCGCCGTCGCCGTCGTCCTGTTCAAGACCGGGCGCATGGGTAAGAAGGAAGTACCAATTACGACGGCGGCAGGGGAACCTGAAGCAGCGGAGGTTCAGTAAAGATGGTTGTCCACAAACTCGCGCCCCAGCCAGGCGAATACTCGTACGTGTTCGGCGGCCGGGAGCCGATGATCAGCATCAAGCCCGGCGACATTGTGGAGGTCAGCACCGAGGACTGCTTCGGCGGCCGGGTCACCTCCCCTGACCAGCTGCCCAGCGAAGTGGTGCCCTTCAACGAGATGAATCCTGTCTCGGGGCCGATCGAGGTGGCGGGCGCGGAACCCGGCGACATGCTGGCCGTCCATTTCGTCTCCATCGTGCCGGCCCGAAAGTACGCGGTGTCCTGCGTGCTTCCGCAGTTCGGCGCCCTGACGGGAACGCGCGAGACGGCCACGCTCAACGAGTCGCTGGAGGAACGCGTCTGGTTCTACGACATCGACCTGGAGAACTGGACCGCCTCGTTCAAGGCGCGGAACTCCGACTTCCGGCTTCAGTTGCCGCTGGATCCCATGCACGGCACCGTGGGTGTGGCCCCTGCCGGCGGCGAAGTCCGGCTGGTCATGACGCCGTCCACGCACGGCGGGAACATGGACACCCCGGAAGCCCGCACCGGGACCACGCTGTACCTGCCGGTCAACGTGGCCGGGGCCATGCTCTCCCTCGGTGACGGCCACGCCCGCCAGGGCGAGGGCGAAGTCTGCGGCACCGGCCTGGAATCCGCCATGAACTCGGTGATCGCCGTGGACCTGATCAAGGAGGGTGCCGCCGCCTGGCCCCGCCTGGAGAACGACGACTTCATCATGAGCACCGGTTCCACCCGCCCGCTTGAGGATGCGTACCGGACTAGCCAGAAGGACCTCATCGCCTGGACCTCGGACCTGACCGGAATGGACCTGCTGGACTCCTACCAGCTGGTCAGCCAGATGGGCCTGGCCCCGGCGGCCAACGTATGCGATCCCAACTACACGATGGTGGCCAAGCTGCCCAAGTGGACGCTCCAGGGCGCCCAAGCATATGGCGGCGCCCACAGCCGCCTGCGCAAGGCAGCCGAGGACTACACCGCACGGTAGAAAACGGCACAAAACAACGGAAGCGCTGCAGGTCTCTTGCCAGATCTGCAGCGCTTCCGTTGTGTTGGGAACGCCCTCAACGTCTGCCGGCACGAAATTTCGCCGACCTTGATGCAATCTTGATCGAAAGCAAACAGGTCCTTGAGGCATTCCCTTCAAAGTGGTGCGTGAAGGACGGGGACGCAACCTTGATGCACCTGGGAACTGGGCCCAGTCAACCCGCGCCTGCATCGGATAAAACCGATGGTCTCAGAGCCTGGCGGCGCTAAGAAGCGGCGCCGCCAGGCAACCACCCCCATTCCACACAGGCCAGGGGCCGACGGCGGAGGCAACGGATCAGCGTCGATCCGAAAAAAGCCGTCGGCCCCCACATCCCTCAAAGAAGTACGACGACGGCACGCACCTTGGATTTCGACTCGCGAATGGGATGTCGACTCGCAGATTCCTTTTCGCGGCCCAAATTGGGGGAGCGAAAAGGAATCTGCGCCTCGAAAATGGGGAACCGTGTCGCGGAGGGAATTGCGCCTCGAAAATGGCAGGGCAAGCGGCCGCGGAGGGCTCCCCTACGAGTCCAGTCTCGCCGCGGTGCTGTATTGCGGCACCACGACATGCACGGCGTTGCGGTCGATGGTGAAGTCCGCGGGCGTGACTGTGGCGATCTCGCCGTCGAGGTTCACCGGCATTGGCGGCTCCGTGACCAGCCGGACCCGCGTCGTGGTGAAGTGGTACACGCCGTCGCGCTCCACGAAGCTGCCGTCCTTGAGCAGGCGGGCGATCCGCACGTGCTCCCGGAGCGGCGCCCCCGGGATGGCATAGATATCCAGGGTGTGATCGTCGATGCCGGCGGTGGGCGAGACCGCATTGCCGCCTCCGTAATGCCGGCCGTTGCCCACCGCCACCTGCAGCATGTTTTCCAGCTCCAGCGGTTCGTGGTCGCCTTCCGGGAACTCGAGCCGGGCACGGAAGGGCTTGTGCCGGGCATACGCGCGCACCGCGGCAACGCCATAGGCCAGCGGCCCCAGCCTCCGCTTCAGCCGCGGGCTCAGGCTTTCGGTCACCCCCACGGACAGGCCAACCGACGCCACGTTGAGAAAGGGCTCGCCGTTGGCCCGCCCCAGGTCGATGTCCACCACTTTCCCGTCGGCGAGCGCAGCACACGCCGCCTCAAGGTTGGCCGGAATTTCGAGGGTGCGGGCAAGGTCGTTGGCTGTCCCCAAGGGTAGGACCCCCAGCACCGTTCCAGTTCCGGCGAACCGCCCGGCAGCGAAGGACACGGTGCCGTCGCCGCCGCCGACGACCACCAGGTCATGACCCTTCGAGGACACAGCCTCGAGTGTCGAAGCCAGATCGCCACCGGACCGGACGAGGTGCACGGCGGAGATCGGCAGGCCGGCCTGCCGCAGCTTCTCCACCACCGGCTCCGCCCCGGCCGCGGCCAGGCGCGCACCGGCGTTGATCACCAGGGCAACGGACTCCGCGTCTCGGGCAGCCTTCATGGGGACCATCCTAGGTGGACCGGACAGGCGGATTTCGACGCGCGAATGAGATTCCGCCGCGCAGGTTCCTTCCCGCGACCCACATTTGGGGAGCGCAAAGGAGTGTGCGAGTCGAAAACGGGGAACCGCATCGCGGACGGACATGCCCGTCGAAAATCAGCCAGGCCCGCGACCGGGCGGAAGGACAGCGAAGCAGGCTAGCATCAGGGAATGCCGTCCCTCTCCGTGGTCATCCCGTGCAAGGATGACGGCCCTTTCCTGGAACGCTGCCTCCAGGCCCTGCAGTCCCAGGCTATGGCTCCGCTGGAAATCATCGTGGTGGACAACGACTCCATCGACAACACTGCGGAAATCGCAGCAAAGTTCGGCGCCCGGGTCCTTCACGAACACGTGCCGGGGATCGCCGCCGCCGCCTCCGCCGGCTACGACGCCGCCCGCGGGGACATCATCGCCCGCTGCGACGCGGACAGCCTCCCGCCGGCGGACTGGCTGGAACGCATCTGCCGGCGCTTCGAGCAGGAACCGGACCTGGCCCTTCTCACCGGGCCCGGCGTCTTCTACGGCACGGGCAGGATCCGCGGCAAACTCGCGGGGGTCGCCTACATCCAGGCCTACTTCGTCCTGATGGGCGCGGCCATGGGGCACTGGCCGCCCTTCGGCTCCAACTGCGCCTTCGGCCGACCGGACTGGGAGCAGGCCCGCGCCAGGGTGAACCGGCTGGACACGGGCGTGCACGACGACGTCGACCTCGGCTTTGCGCTGGACCCCGCCCGCCGCACGGCCTACGATCCCTCGCTGAAGGTTGGCATTTCGGCCCGCGCGCTTGCCGGCGGCGCCGATGCACGCCTGCGGTTCAAGCGCGCCTTCCACACCCTGGGAATCCACTGGCGGCAGCTGCCTCCCTGGGAGCGCTGGAAGGTGACGCTGAAAGCCCGCGGCGAGCGCCGCCGTCGTCCGTCACCACAACGGTGACACAAGGAACCTAAGCGCCGAACCGCTCCGGGTAGAGCAGCGGCAGCTGGAGGGTCAGCCAAGGGCTGAAGGCCCAGGGGGTCGCGGCCACCGCGGCGGTGATCAGGGCGGGGTCGGTCCACTGCCACTCCATGACCTCGTCGGCCCGGGGATCCAGCGGCGACGTGGCGCGCGCCGTGAAGACCGGGCAAATCTCGTTTTCCACCACGCCGGAGGCATCCACCGCCCGGTATCGGAAGTCCGGAACCCGCAGTTCAATGTCCGAAAGGTGCAGGCCGAGCTCGTACTCGCCCCGGCGCCGCACGGCATCCTCGAGTTCCTCTCCCGGAGCGGGGTGCCCGCAGAAGGAATTGGTCCAGACTCCGGGCCAGGTCAGCTTGGACAAGGCGCGGCGGGTGAGGAGGATGCGGCCATCGGAATCGTACACGTGGGCGGAGAAGGCCAGGTGCAGGGGCGTGAAGGAGGTGTGCACGGCAGCTTTGTCCTCGACGCCAACGGGTGTTCCGTCTTCGGCGGCCAGGACCACCTGCTCTGTCTTCCCGTTCAATTGCCCTCCCATAGGTGCCCGTGTTTACTTTACCTATGGATACGGGGACCACGCTGGCGCACACCGATGACGGCCGCTTGGTCAATGACGTTCTGCAATCCTTCTTTGCCCGGGCCAAGATGAGGGCCGGCGCGCTGCACCCCCAGTACCTTCGCCTGTGGGAACACCTTGAGGCCTGCACGGTGGGTGGCAAGCGCTTCCGTCCCCGGCTGGTGATGACCACCTACTCCCTGCTGGGCGGCAGCGACAGGACGGCGGCAGCCACGCTGGCCGCTTCCTACGAGCTGCTGCACACTGCCCTGATCATCCACGACGACGTGGTGGACCAGGACTTCACCCGCCGCGGGATGCCCAACCTCGCCGGCGCCTACCGCAGCCTCGCCACGGACCAGGGCAGCAGCCCGGACAGGGCAGAGCACACCGGCTTGTCCGCCGGGGTGATCGCCGGGGACCTGGCGCTGTCCAACGCCTACCGGTTCCTGGCCGAAGTCGAGGCGGACCCGGCCATCCGGCAGCGGCTGGGCGACCTCCTTGACGAGGCCGTCATGGCTTCGGCGGCCGGGGAACTCCTGGATGTGCTGGCACCCCTGGACCCCACGCCACAGACCGTGGACCAGGTCCTGGAGATGTCCAAGCTGAAAACGGCGGTGTATTCCTTCGACACGCCGCTGCGCGCCGGGGCCGTCCTGGCCGGCGCGGACCGGGAACTGGTGGAGGCCCTGGGCGGGTTCGGCCGCATCATTGGCACCGCGTACCAGGTGGCTGATGACCTGGTGGGCGCGTTCGGGGATGAGTCGAGGACCGGCAAGACCGGCTGGGGCGACCTGCGCGAGGGCAAGCGCACGGCCCTGATCTCCTACGCGGCGCAGCAACCCCAGTGGACCCGCATCAGAGAGCTGCTCTCCAAGGACCTCACGGCCAGGGATGCCGCCGAGATCCGCGAACTCCTGGTGGCCTCCGGGGCGCGGGACAAGACCCTGAAACTCGCCGCGGACCTCACCGAACGGGCCCTGGATGTCCTGGTCCAGCCGTTCGTGCCGCAAGAGCTGCGCGACGGCCTCTCCCCCCTGTCCCGCCTGGTCACCGATCGGATGGGCGCATGAAGCGGGACCGCGACGCGCTGGCCGACTACACCGCCGCCGCCCTCAAGTCCTCGGGCGTGGTGCTCCGCTCCTATTCGAGTTCCTTCGGCCTCGCCTCCAAGTTGTTTGACGACGCCGTCCGCCGCCAGGTGGATTCCGTGTACGCGCTGGTGCGGGTGGCGGATGAGATTGTCGACGGCGTCACCTCCGCGGCGGGCCTGTCACCGGAGGAGAGCCGGCGGCAGCTGGACGCGTTCGAGCAGGAAACCGAGAATGCCCTGGCCACCGGCTACAGCAGCAACCTGGTGATCCATGCGTTCGCGGACACTGCGCGCCGTACCGGCATCGGCACCGATCTCACCCGCCCGTTCTTTGCCTCGATGCGGGCGGACCTGGAGCAGTCGGAGCACACGCCGGAATCCTTCACGGAAGTACGTGTACGGATCCGCGGAAGTGGTGGGCCTCATGTGCCTGAGGTGCTTTCTCTACGGGCAACCGGTCAGCGCGGAGGAACGGGCGCGGCTGGAGCGCGGCGCCCGGCACCTGGGCGCGGCCTTCCAGAAGATCAACTTCCTCCGCGACCTGGCCGAGGACTTCACCTCCCTGGGCCGCAGCTACTTCCCCGGCGTCAGCCCCGCCAACTTCGACGAGGCGCAGAAGATCCGGCTCCTGGCGGACATCGACCACGACCTGCAGGAATCCCGCGCGGTGCTGCGCAGCCTGCCACCATCCTGCCGCCTGGCCGTTGCCCTGGCCCAGGAGCTCTTCGCCGAACTGGCCGAGCGGATCAGGGTCACGCCTGCACCAGACCTGATCCGGGCGAGGATCAGCGTGCCCACCCCCGTGAAGCTGAAGATCGCCGCCGCCGTGCTCACCGGAAGGCGCGGCCTGGAACCAGTTGCCGCGCGCCCGGCCCGGGTGGCGGCGCAGTGACGGCCGTGAAGAAAGCAGTTCCGTCCGGGCGGGCAGCTGGACCCGGCAAAACGGTGGTGGTGATCGGCGGCGGCATCAGCGGACTGGCGACGGCGGCCCTGCTCGCCACCGAGGGGCACCGCGTCACCATCCTGGAGAAACAGAACGTCCTGGGCGGCCGGGCGTACACGTTCAGTGAGGATGGCTTCAGGTTCGACGCCGGGCCCTCCTGGTACCTGATGCCCGAGGTCATCGACCACTACTTCCAGCTCCTGGGCACCTCCGCCGCCGAGCAGCTGGACCTGCTGAAGCTGGACCCCGGCTACCGGCTCATCTCCGAAGGCGCCGCCGAACCCGTGGACGTCCCGGCCGGGCGGGCACGGGTGGTGGCGCTGTTTGACCGGCTGGAACCCGGCGCCGGCCCCCGGCTGGAGAAGTACCTGGACTCCGCCGCCGAGACCTACACCATGGCCAAGCGCCGCTTCCTGTATCCCACCTTCCAGTCCTTCGCCCCGCTGCTGGTGCCGGACATCCTGGCCCGGCTCCCCCGGCTGGCCCGCCTGCTGCTGGAGCCGCTGCACAGCTACGCCCGCCGCTACGTCAGCAATCCACGCCTGCAGCAGATCCTGGAGTACCCGGCGGTGTTCCTGGGCGCCTCGCCGTTCAGCGCGCCCAGCATGTACCACCTGATGAGCCACCTGGACCTGGAGGTGGGCGTCTACTACCCGATGGGCGGCTTCGCGCGGCTGGTGGAGGCGCTGGAAAAGCAGGCCCGCAACGCCGGCGTGACCATCAGGACCAGCACGGAGGTGCTGGAAATCGAAACGGCGCCCATCATCTCCCGGCGGCGTCCGGCGGCCGTGCGCGGGGTGCGCTTCCGCAAGGGTGACGGAACGGAGGAAAGCCTGCCGGCCGACGTCGTAATTTCCGCTGCCGACCTGCATCACAGCGAAACCGCGCTGCTCCCCCGGAACCTCCAGACCTACCCGCAGCGGTACTGGCAGCGGCGCACCGCCGGGCCCAGTGCCCTGCTGCTGTACCTGGGCGTCCGCGGCGGGCTGCCGCAGCTGCAGCACCACACCCTCCTCTTCACCAAGGACTGGGAGGAGAACTTCAAGGCGATCTTCGGTAAGGACACGTTCATTCCTGAGCCGGCGTCGATGTACGTATGCAAGCCCAGCGCCACCGATCCGGACGTGGCGCCGGACGGGCACGAGAACGTGTTCGTGCTGGTGCCCATCCCGCCGGATCCGGGGCTGGGCGGCAGCGGTGACGAGCGGCTGGAACGCGCGGCCGACGCCGTGATCGGGCAGCTCAGTGAGTGGGCGGGCATCCCGGACCTGGCCGGGCGCATCGTGGTGCGGCGGATGTACGGGCCGGCAGATTTTGAGCGCGACTACCACTCGTGGAAGGGCACGTCGCTGGGGCCGGCGCACACGCTGAAGCAGAGCGCGTTCTTCCGGGCCGGCAACGTCAGCCGCAAGGTGGAGGGGCTGTACTACGCGGGGGCGTCCACCATTCCGGGGATCGGCATTCCCATGTGCCTGATCAGCGCCGAGCTGGTGGTCAAGCGGCTCCGCGGCGACACCAGCACCGGTCCCCTGTCGGCGCCGCTGCGTCTGGCAGGCACAGCAGTGCCATCGGCACCTGCACAAGAGGGAACAGTGCCACCGGCACCTGCTGAAGAGGGAACAGTTTCAAAGGGTACGACGGCGTGACGGCGGTTGCGTACCTGGCGTTCCTTTTGGTGTCGCTGGGCTGCATGGTGCTGCTGGACCAGCGGTTGCGGCTCTTCTTCTGGCAGGACGCCCGGCGCGCGGCCGTGGTGCTGGCGGCGGGGCTGGTGTTCTTCCTGGCGTGGGACCTGTCCGGGATCGGGCTCGGCATCTTCTTCCGCGGGCACAACGAGACGATCGGGATCGAGCTGGCACCGGAGCTGCCGCTGGAGGAGCCGATCTTCCTGGTGTTCCTCTGCTACCTGGTGATGAACCTGTTCCAGCTGTTCCGGCGGTTCCTCGCGGCACGTCTGGCGCACGGCGAGAAAGTGGAGGAACGCTCATGAGCTACTGGGCACTGAACGCGGTATTCCTCATCGCCGCCCTGGCCGTGGGCACCGCCGCCGCCATCCGGCTCAAGGGCCGGACGCGGAAAGTGGCGCTGGCAGCGGCAGGCGGGGCGGCCGCCGTCGTCCTGGTCCTGACGGCGGTGTTCGACAACCTGATGATCGCCTTCGGACTGTTCACCTATGCGCCGGGGATGATTTCCGGGGCGAAGGTGGGGCTGGCCCCGCTGGAGGATTTTGCGTACCCGGTGGCCGCGGTGCTGCTGCTGCCGGGCCTGTGGATCCTGCTGGACCGGACCTCAAAAGCCGGCACGTCGGGAAGGCGGCCATGAAGACCTTACGGATGCTCCTGCTGTCCTCCCGCCCGCTGTCCTGGGTGAACACGGCGTACCCGTTTGCCGCGGCGTACCTGCTCACGGCGCGCGAGATCGACCTGGCCTGGGTGGTGGGGACCCTGTATTTCCTCATCCCCTACAACCTGGCGATGTACGGCATCAATGACGTGTTCGACTACGAATCGGACCTCCGGAACCCGCGCAAGGGCGGTGTGGAGGGCGCGGTGCTGGACCGGACCATGCATGCCGTCACGCTCCGGGCGGCGATCGGCACCAACGTGCCGTTCCTGGCGGCGCTGGTCCTGCTCGGCAACCCGCTGTCCTGGCTGGTGCTGGCGGTCAGCATCTTCGCGGTGGTGGCCTATAGCGCGCCGGGGCTGCGGTTCAAGGAGCGGCCGTTCCTGGATTCGGCCACGTCCAGCACGCACTTCGTGAGCCCGGCCGTGTACGGGCTGGTGTTGGCGCAGGCGCAGTTCACGCCGGCGCTGTGGGCGCTGCTGGGGGCGTTCTTCCTGTGGGGCGTGGCCAGCCACGCGTTCGGCGCGGTGCAGGACGTGGTGGCGGACCGGGCCGGCGGCATCGGATCCGTGGCCACTGTGATCGGTGCCAAGGCCACGGTGCGCTTCGCAATCGCCGCCTACCTGCTGGCCGGTGTGCTGCTGCTGTTCACACCGTGGCCGGGACCGCTCGCAGCCCTGCTGGCGCTCCCCTACGCGGTGAGCATCCTCCCATTCGCCTCGGTCACGGACGAGGACTCGGAGCAGGCCCACCGCGGGTGGGAACGGTTCCTGTGGCTGAACTACGTCACAGGGTTCTTCGTGACCATGCTGCTGATCTGGTACGCCGCGGTCCGTTAGGGGGCCTAGCCCTCCAGCTGCTGTCACGCAAGGTCTTCGAAGCTGTCCTCACCCGGCCGCCAGGCCATCCACCGGCCGTCCGGGAAGCCGCTGAGTTCGGCGATCTTCACTTCAGCACGGCGGGGATCAGGATGACGCTATCCGCTGGAGCACGGCATCGGCGATGGCTGCATGGCCCGCATCGTTGGGGTGGAAGGTGTCCCTGCTCCCCAGCCACACCGGATCACCGGCCGGGCCCCTGTTGGCCGGCGTGCCAAAAAGTTCCTTCAGGGAAATGAACTGGCCGCCATGAGCATGGCACCCTGCTGTGATGGCAGCGTCCAGGGCGGCGGTTCTGCCAGCAGCTGCCGGCGCCCACACGCCCAGGCACAGGAGCTTGGCGTAAGGGGAGGCCGCGGCAACACGGTTCAGGTAATCCTTGTACTGCCGGGCGAACACCGCGGTGTCCGTGTTCGTGACCAAGTCGTTGGTGCCCAGTTCTACAACGGCAAGGCCTGCACCACGAGGGACCGCGAACCCCGAGGCGACGTCCTGTAGCCGGTACCCCGACTTGTACGTTCCAACTTCCTCAACGGCACCACGCTTTCCCAATCCAGCCGTGACCAGCCGCCGGAACGAGGTGTCCTCCGTGGTCGAAAACTCGCCGGCGGTCAGTGAGTCGCCGCTGAAGAACAAACGCAGGGGATGCTCCTGCGGCCAGGTCAGCTTTACTTGCCCCGCGTCCGGCGCAGCGGCGATCGCGGCATCCGGCCCCGCCGGCGTCGATGCTGTCTGCTCCTGGGGCTGCGCTTCGTTTCCTGCTGCCGGGTCCCGGGCCGCGCGGTTCAGGGACAGAAAGACGACGATAGCGGCGGCCACCATGAGCACGGCCAGCACCGCAACCATAAAGAACCTACGGCCTGCCCACCTGCCCACAAATACCCCCGCCCCGGCCACACAACTCAGCACATCGTACCGGGATGCGGCGCAGGCAGTGAGTGCCCGCACCTCGCGGCCTCTCGGAGCAGGCCCACCGCGGGTGGGAACGGTTCCTGTGGCTGAACTGCGTCACAGGGTTCTTCGTGACCATGCTGCTGATCTGGTACTCGGCGGTGCGGTAGGCGGCACCTAGAGAACGGTGGACAGTTGCCAGGGGACAAACTCGTTGTCCCCGTAGCCCAATTCCTCGCTCTTGGTTTCCTGGCCCGAGGCCACGGCCAGGATGAGGTCGAAGATCTGCTGCCCCATCTCCTCGATGGTCAGCTGCCCGTCCGCCACCGCCCCGCAGTTCACGTCGATGTCGTCCCGCATGCGTTCATACAGCGGGGTGTTGGTGGCCAACTTGATGCTCGGTGTGGGCTTGCAGCCGAAGGCGGAGCCCCGGCCGGTGGTGAAGGCGAGGACCTGGGCGCCGCCGGCCACCATGCCGGTGGCGTTGACGGGGTCGTATCCCGGGGTGTCCATGAAGACCAGGCCGTGGGCGGTAATGGGTTCGGCGTACTCCACGACGTCCACCAGGTTGGTGGTCCCGCCCTTCGCCACGGCTCCCAGGGACTTTTCCAGAATGGTGGTGAGTCCGCCGGCTTTGTTCCCGGGGGACGGGTTGTTGTTGATCGACGATCCGTCCTGGGTAACGTGCCGTTCCCACCAGCGGATGCGTTCCATGAGCTTGTCTGCCGTGTGCTGGGACTCGGCGCGGGACGTGAGCAGGTGCTCGGCGCCGTAAATTTCCGTGGTTTCGCCAAATACTGCGGTGCCGCCGTGCCTGATGAGCAGGTCCGCGGCTGCGCCCAGCGCCGGGTTTGCGGTGACGCCGGAGAAGGCGTCCGAGCCTCCGCACTCCATGGCGAGGACAAGCTCCGAGGCGGGAACGGCAGTCCTCTGTGCCTTGTTGATTTCGGGAAGCAGTTCCTCGATCCGCCGCACCCCTTCGGCCACCGTGGCCTTGGTGCCGCCCTGCGCCTGGATGGTCATGCTGGAAATCGACTTGTCAGGGCTCAGCGACCACCCGGTGGTGAGGCCGGCAATCTGGTTGACTTCGCAGCCCAGCCCCAGTACCAGGATGCTGGCGAAGTTGGGGTGGTTCGCGTACCCGTGGAGGGTCCGGCGCAGCACCTCAAAGCCGTAGTTTCCGTCCCCTCCGGTGCCGCATCCAGAGGAATGCGTCAGGGCCACCACGCCGTCCACGTTGGGGTACTGGTCCAGGACCCCGCTGTTCTCGATCCGGGAGGCGATGAGTTTCGCCGCCGTCGCGGAACAGTTGACGGACGTCAGGATGCCGATGTAGTTCCGGGTACCGACGGACCCGTTCATCCGCCGGTACCCCTGGAAGGTTGCCCGCTGATCCTCGGGCACGAAATCGGTCTCCCGCAGCGCGGTGCCCGCCTGGCCGGCCCGGTCGAACTCCCGGTATGCCACGTTGTGGACGTGCACATGTTCGCCCTTGCTGATCAGGCGCCCCGCGAAACCGATGATCTGGCCGTACTTCCGGACCGGTTCATCGGCCTCGATGGTCCGCAAAGCCACCTTGTGTCCGCCGGGAATCTCATCCGCGCACAGCAACTCACCGCCGTTAACGGAAAGGGAAGTGCCGGCGGGAACCGTCCCCAGGGCGGTGCCAACGTTGTCCTCCGGATGCAGGACCAGCAGTCCCATGTCCGCGGCAAGCCGCGGGTTTGCGATCAGTTCAATCGGTGTGCTCATGTTTCTGCCTTTACTGTTGGCCCCGCTCCGGCGGCACCGGGGGTGGCTAGCTGAGGACCTCGGGGTTGACGATGTTGCGCGGCCGGCGGCCCAGGACTGCATCCACCACGTTCTCCGCGGTGCGCCGCTTCAGCTCATCGCTGGATTCCTCCGTATACCAGGCGGTGTGCGGTGTCAGCACCACGCGCTCAAGGTCCAGCAACGCACTGTTAAGGGGAAGGGGCTCTTCCTCAAAGACGTCCAGGCCTGCTGCCTGGAGTTTTCCGTTCTTCAGCGCGTCAACAAGGGCCGCGGTGTCAATCACCCCGCCGCGGCAGGTGTTGATGATGGTGGCCCCCGCCTTGAACTGCCCCAGCGTGCCTGCGTTGATCAAGTGGTGGGTGTGCTTGTTCAACGGCACGTGCAGGGATACGACGTCGGACGCGGCCAGCAGTTCTTCCAAGGTCACCACCTCGATGCCTTCCTTGGTGGTGGTCCCCGGGGTGTGGAGGGGATCGTAGCCCAGGGCACGGTAGCCCAGAGCCTTGGCCTTGGCTGCGGTGGCCGCCCCGATCAGGCCCAGTCCGATCACGCCGAAGGTCTGTGAAGAGAAGCGGCGGATTGGCTTGACCGAGTCGAGCCGGGTTTCCCCGGCCCGG
Encoded here:
- a CDS encoding acetamidase/formamidase family protein, with translation MVVHKLAPQPGEYSYVFGGREPMISIKPGDIVEVSTEDCFGGRVTSPDQLPSEVVPFNEMNPVSGPIEVAGAEPGDMLAVHFVSIVPARKYAVSCVLPQFGALTGTRETATLNESLEERVWFYDIDLENWTASFKARNSDFRLQLPLDPMHGTVGVAPAGGEVRLVMTPSTHGGNMDTPEARTGTTLYLPVNVAGAMLSLGDGHARQGEGEVCGTGLESAMNSVIAVDLIKEGAAAWPRLENDDFIMSTGSTRPLEDAYRTSQKDLIAWTSDLTGMDLLDSYQLVSQMGLAPAANVCDPNYTMVAKLPKWTLQGAQAYGGAHSRLRKAAEDYTAR
- a CDS encoding lipid kinase, whose translation is MKAARDAESVALVINAGARLAAAGAEPVVEKLRQAGLPISAVHLVRSGGDLASTLEAVSSKGHDLVVVGGGDGTVSFAAGRFAGTGTVLGVLPLGTANDLARTLEIPANLEAACAALADGKVVDIDLGRANGEPFLNVASVGLSVGVTESLSPRLKRRLGPLAYGVAAVRAYARHKPFRARLEFPEGDHEPLELENMLQVAVGNGRHYGGGNAVSPTAGIDDHTLDIYAIPGAPLREHVRIARLLKDGSFVERDGVYHFTTTRVRLVTEPPMPVNLDGEIATVTPADFTIDRNAVHVVVPQYSTAARLDS
- a CDS encoding glycosyltransferase family 2 protein, which translates into the protein MPSLSVVIPCKDDGPFLERCLQALQSQAMAPLEIIVVDNDSIDNTAEIAAKFGARVLHEHVPGIAAAASAGYDAARGDIIARCDADSLPPADWLERICRRFEQEPDLALLTGPGVFYGTGRIRGKLAGVAYIQAYFVLMGAAMGHWPPFGSNCAFGRPDWEQARARVNRLDTGVHDDVDLGFALDPARRTAYDPSLKVGISARALAGGADARLRFKRAFHTLGIHWRQLPPWERWKVTLKARGERRRRPSPQR
- the idi gene encoding isopentenyl-diphosphate Delta-isomerase codes for the protein MNGKTEQVVLAAEDGTPVGVEDKAAVHTSFTPLHLAFSAHVYDSDGRILLTRRALSKLTWPGVWTNSFCGHPAPGEELEDAVRRRGEYELGLHLSDIELRVPDFRYRAVDASGVVENEICPVFTARATSPLDPRADEVMEWQWTDPALITAAVAATPWAFSPWLTLQLPLLYPERFGA
- a CDS encoding polyprenyl synthetase family protein, yielding MDTGTTLAHTDDGRLVNDVLQSFFARAKMRAGALHPQYLRLWEHLEACTVGGKRFRPRLVMTTYSLLGGSDRTAAATLAASYELLHTALIIHDDVVDQDFTRRGMPNLAGAYRSLATDQGSSPDRAEHTGLSAGVIAGDLALSNAYRFLAEVEADPAIRQRLGDLLDEAVMASAAGELLDVLAPLDPTPQTVDQVLEMSKLKTAVYSFDTPLRAGAVLAGADRELVEALGGFGRIIGTAYQVADDLVGAFGDESRTGKTGWGDLREGKRTALISYAAQQPQWTRIRELLSKDLTARDAAEIRELLVASGARDKTLKLAADLTERALDVLVQPFVPQELRDGLSPLSRLVTDRMGA
- a CDS encoding phytoene/squalene synthase family protein codes for the protein MYGSAEVVGLMCLRCFLYGQPVSAEERARLERGARHLGAAFQKINFLRDLAEDFTSLGRSYFPGVSPANFDEAQKIRLLADIDHDLQESRAVLRSLPPSCRLAVALAQELFAELAERIRVTPAPDLIRARISVPTPVKLKIAAAVLTGRRGLEPVAARPARVAAQ
- the crtI gene encoding phytoene desaturase family protein, with amino-acid sequence MKKAVPSGRAAGPGKTVVVIGGGISGLATAALLATEGHRVTILEKQNVLGGRAYTFSEDGFRFDAGPSWYLMPEVIDHYFQLLGTSAAEQLDLLKLDPGYRLISEGAAEPVDVPAGRARVVALFDRLEPGAGPRLEKYLDSAAETYTMAKRRFLYPTFQSFAPLLVPDILARLPRLARLLLEPLHSYARRYVSNPRLQQILEYPAVFLGASPFSAPSMYHLMSHLDLEVGVYYPMGGFARLVEALEKQARNAGVTIRTSTEVLEIETAPIISRRRPAAVRGVRFRKGDGTEESLPADVVISAADLHHSETALLPRNLQTYPQRYWQRRTAGPSALLLYLGVRGGLPQLQHHTLLFTKDWEENFKAIFGKDTFIPEPASMYVCKPSATDPDVAPDGHENVFVLVPIPPDPGLGGSGDERLERAADAVIGQLSEWAGIPDLAGRIVVRRMYGPADFERDYHSWKGTSLGPAHTLKQSAFFRAGNVSRKVEGLYYAGASTIPGIGIPMCLISAELVVKRLRGDTSTGPLSAPLRLAGTAVPSAPAQEGTVPPAPAEEGTVSKGTTA
- a CDS encoding lycopene cyclase domain-containing protein, which translates into the protein MTAVAYLAFLLVSLGCMVLLDQRLRLFFWQDARRAAVVLAAGLVFFLAWDLSGIGLGIFFRGHNETIGIELAPELPLEEPIFLVFLCYLVMNLFQLFRRFLAARLAHGEKVEERS